The Pseudomonas azotoformans genome has a segment encoding these proteins:
- a CDS encoding sigma-70 family RNA polymerase sigma factor, protein MTDNAARLQLYLDHRPALINYAKVVVGDHARAEDVVQDAFLRFCGSTDDPVEQPLAYLYRVVRNLALDAVRRQATEKRQQKTPAQWMRPGQELSPEQRVVHSDDASRIAATLASLPEQMRIAVEMHRLGGFTLQQTADHLNISLSTAHRLVKDAIVHLASSVAIQGAHSKERPYA, encoded by the coding sequence GTGACCGACAACGCCGCCAGGCTGCAACTCTACCTCGACCATCGCCCCGCCCTGATCAACTACGCCAAGGTTGTGGTGGGCGACCACGCACGCGCCGAAGACGTGGTGCAAGATGCATTCCTGCGCTTTTGCGGCAGCACGGATGACCCGGTCGAACAGCCGCTGGCCTACCTCTACCGGGTCGTGCGCAACCTGGCGCTGGACGCCGTACGCCGCCAGGCCACCGAGAAACGCCAGCAGAAAACGCCTGCACAATGGATGCGTCCTGGCCAGGAGTTGTCGCCGGAACAACGGGTGGTGCACAGTGACGATGCCAGCCGTATCGCCGCGACCCTGGCCAGCCTGCCGGAACAAATGCGCATCGCCGTAGAGATGCATCGCCTCGGCGGCTTCACGTTGCAGCAAACCGCCGATCATCTCAATATTTCGCTTTCCACCGCCCATCGCCTGGTCAAGGACGCCATCGTTCACCTGGCTTCGAGCGTCGCCATCCAGGGCGCGCACAGTAAGGAACGCCCCTATGCATGA
- a CDS encoding oxidoreductase: MTSSNAKPVWFITGCSTGFGRYLALHTLSLGYPTVVTARDPQQVQDIVADYADHALVLALDVTDPAQVREAVKAAEDHFGHIDVLVNNAGIGYFGSFEESELDEVRRMFEINVWGLSDVTRAALPGMRARRSGTVVNVSSVGGIMAYPTLSFYNASKFAVEAISESLSQEVAPLGIKVLLVEPSGFRTDWAGRSANEAPHAIADYHATAGARTALLRSIDGKQAGDPMRAAIAIVNAVEADQPPLRLLLGKAALANARTKVEALSKDFNAWASVTEGADFPE, from the coding sequence ATGACTTCATCCAATGCAAAACCTGTCTGGTTTATCACCGGCTGCTCCACCGGTTTCGGTCGCTACCTGGCGTTGCACACCCTCAGCCTCGGCTACCCCACCGTCGTCACCGCCCGCGACCCGCAACAGGTGCAGGACATCGTTGCCGACTACGCCGACCACGCCCTGGTGCTGGCGTTGGACGTGACCGACCCGGCCCAGGTCCGTGAGGCGGTGAAAGCCGCCGAAGATCACTTCGGGCATATCGATGTGCTGGTCAACAATGCAGGCATCGGTTACTTCGGTTCGTTCGAAGAGAGCGAGTTGGACGAAGTGCGCCGCATGTTCGAGATCAACGTCTGGGGCCTCAGCGATGTCACCCGCGCCGCGTTGCCGGGCATGCGTGCGCGGCGTTCCGGCACCGTGGTGAATGTGTCGTCTGTGGGCGGGATCATGGCCTACCCGACACTGAGCTTCTACAACGCCAGCAAGTTTGCGGTGGAGGCGATTTCCGAGTCGTTGTCCCAGGAGGTCGCGCCGCTGGGCATCAAGGTGCTGTTGGTGGAACCGAGCGGTTTCCGCACCGACTGGGCTGGGCGTTCCGCCAACGAAGCGCCTCACGCGATTGCCGATTACCACGCCACCGCCGGGGCCCGCACGGCGTTGTTGCGCAGCATCGACGGCAAACAAGCGGGTGACCCGATGCGTGCGGCGATTGCCATCGTCAATGCCGTGGAGGCCGACCAACCGCCACTGCGTTTGCTGCTGGGCAAGGCAGCGCTGGCCAATGCGCGGACCAAGGTGGAAGCCTTGAGCAAGGACTTTAATGCGTGGGCTTCAGTGACTGAAGGGGCGGATTTTCCAGAGTAG
- a CDS encoding aspartate/glutamate racemase family protein: MRILVVNVNTTESITETIAQQARAVAAPGTEIVGLTPYFGAESVEGNFESYLAAIAVMDRVMAYDQPFDAVIQAGYGEHGREGLQELLNVPVVDITEAAASTAMFLGHAYSVVTTLDRTVPLIEDRLKLAGLYQRCASVRASGMAVLELEENPLAAMEAIVRQAELAISEDKAEVICLGCGGMAGLDEQIRQRTGVPVVDGVTAAVTIAESLVRLGLSTSKIRTYATPRPKKVIGWPR; the protein is encoded by the coding sequence ATGCGTATCCTCGTGGTCAACGTCAACACTACCGAATCCATCACTGAAACCATCGCCCAGCAGGCACGCGCCGTGGCTGCGCCCGGCACTGAGATTGTCGGGCTCACGCCCTACTTCGGCGCGGAGTCGGTGGAGGGCAACTTTGAAAGCTACCTGGCGGCCATCGCGGTGATGGACCGGGTGATGGCTTACGACCAGCCGTTCGACGCGGTGATCCAGGCCGGCTACGGCGAGCATGGCCGTGAAGGCTTGCAGGAATTGCTCAACGTACCGGTGGTGGATATCACCGAAGCCGCCGCCAGCACCGCAATGTTCCTGGGCCACGCTTACTCGGTGGTGACCACCCTGGACCGCACCGTGCCGTTGATCGAAGACCGCCTGAAACTGGCCGGCCTGTACCAGCGTTGCGCCTCGGTACGGGCCAGTGGCATGGCGGTGCTGGAGTTGGAAGAAAATCCGTTGGCGGCCATGGAAGCCATCGTGCGCCAGGCCGAACTGGCCATCAGCGAAGACAAGGCCGAGGTAATCTGCCTGGGCTGTGGTGGCATGGCGGGGCTGGATGAGCAGATTCGCCAGCGCACCGGTGTGCCGGTGGTGGACGGTGTGACCGCCGCCGTGACCATCGCCGAATCGCTGGTGCGGTTGGGGTTGTCGACGTCGAAGATCAGGACCTATGCGACGCCGAGGCCGAAAAAAGTCATCGGTTGGCCGCGCTGA
- a CDS encoding HAD-IA family hydrolase gives MNAPRTAVPIKAVIFDMDGLLLDTEGIYTEVTQIIAERYGRTYDWSIKQHIIGRGAQDLADYVVKALDLPITPAEFLTIREPLMSERFPKALGMPGAEALVRHLKAHNIPIAVGTSSSRNSFGHKTTLHREWFGLFDTIVTADDPEVGAAKPAPDIFLTAARRLGVAPEDCLVFEDSPFGVTAAKAAHMTAIAVPDEAMADSKYHHADQIIRKLADFDLAAYGLPPLR, from the coding sequence ATGAATGCACCACGTACTGCTGTCCCGATCAAGGCTGTGATTTTCGATATGGACGGGTTGTTGCTGGACACTGAAGGTATCTACACCGAAGTCACGCAGATCATCGCCGAACGCTATGGCCGCACCTACGATTGGAGTATCAAGCAGCACATCATCGGGCGCGGTGCCCAGGATCTGGCTGACTACGTGGTGAAGGCGTTGGACCTGCCGATCACGCCCGCCGAATTCCTGACAATCCGTGAGCCGCTGATGAGCGAGCGCTTCCCAAAGGCCCTGGGCATGCCCGGCGCTGAAGCCTTGGTGCGGCACTTGAAGGCGCACAACATCCCGATTGCCGTGGGCACCAGTTCGTCGCGCAATTCGTTTGGTCACAAGACCACCTTGCACCGCGAATGGTTTGGCCTGTTCGACACCATCGTCACCGCTGACGACCCGGAAGTCGGCGCCGCCAAACCCGCGCCGGACATCTTCCTCACCGCCGCCCGCCGCCTGGGCGTTGCGCCCGAGGATTGCCTGGTGTTCGAAGACTCACCGTTTGGCGTCACCGCGGCCAAGGCTGCACACATGACCGCCATCGCCGTGCCGGACGAAGCCATGGCCGACAGCAAGTACCACCATGCCGACCAGATCATCCGCAAGCTCGCGGACTTCGATTTGGCGGCCTATGGCCTGCCGCCCCTGCGCTGA
- a CDS encoding M24 family metallopeptidase has protein sequence MSAQPKEAVGAAYSIDSMRYAQAMTWQAIEQLAQRIRPGMRESEARDLGKQVLTDLDMQRIWHPLLVRFGANTLKTFKQRSDGDPVLGDNDIFFIDMGAVWQGHEGDAGATFATGNDPDMLACASAAKALFDRVQARWKNDQVVGLELYRYAEAQAQAMGWRLNLDIKGHRVSDFPHAIHRGGDLGDFEHYPNAGLWILEIQIAHPSKPYGAFYEDLLA, from the coding sequence GTGTCCGCACAACCCAAAGAAGCCGTGGGCGCCGCCTACAGCATCGACTCCATGCGCTACGCCCAGGCCATGACCTGGCAAGCCATCGAACAACTCGCCCAACGTATCCGCCCCGGCATGCGCGAATCCGAAGCCCGCGACCTGGGCAAGCAAGTCCTTACCGACCTAGACATGCAGCGCATCTGGCACCCACTGCTGGTGCGCTTTGGCGCCAACACCCTCAAGACCTTCAAGCAACGCTCCGACGGCGACCCGGTGCTGGGCGACAACGACATCTTCTTCATCGACATGGGCGCCGTCTGGCAAGGCCACGAAGGCGATGCCGGCGCCACCTTCGCCACCGGCAACGACCCAGACATGCTCGCCTGCGCCAGCGCCGCCAAAGCGCTGTTCGACCGCGTGCAAGCCCGCTGGAAAAACGACCAGGTCGTGGGCCTCGAGCTTTACCGCTACGCCGAAGCACAAGCCCAGGCCATGGGCTGGCGCCTCAACCTCGACATCAAGGGCCACCGCGTCAGCGACTTCCCCCACGCCATCCACCGCGGCGGCGACCTGGGGGATTTCGAGCACTACCCGAATGCCGGGCTGTGGATCCTCGAAATCCAGATCGCCCATCCGAGCAAACCCTACGGCGCTTTCTACGAAGACCTCCTCGCTTAA
- a CDS encoding TonB-dependent receptor produces MGHRSPAPLALAILCAAIHSTIFQPSQALAAEATGTPSDQATRFFDIPAQPLTTALSAFARQANLQLGLEAGLVDGMQAPALRGNFTQEQALQRLLGNAPVNWKIDGQRSLILSRRDAANAGVNDFDDAELLGPVTIKGGETSRLTGAAAQVYTKAGSSVFISGETINRFRGSSPADILKGVPGVQTGDARNGGALDVNIRGIQGQSRVPVTIDGSQQAIDAYRGYSGMQQRSYIDPDLISEISVDKGPSLGADAAGAIGGMVKMKTLQPKDILKDGETYGVRLKGDLSSNSVNAPGTYKATPHHGSNGLDGSPAHSGSVAFASSSETVDFVAAYSQRQSGNYYAGKKGFKKYQVFQQVRKYDPKTRKYIYVTQEANSAAKFFKPDSEVFNTSTDTESVLLKAIIKPATDQKLELTYRYTDGHYGEVMPSQVIRNTSGSVPQWDPGSMRINAYTARYTYKPEDNPLVDLSANVWATKAQSEAFNGLVTVTPLYGHEDDADPLGDTYKDALRNRTKDKRWGVDLSNTSRFDTRAGKFAWTYGGSYQTEDLGPDDNSPVLLSDLQKNRFIRSGEREESSLVTSLEWSPIKRLTLTAGVRYSEFSSKDHNRKASPATFGPDRKPTSYTFAPPIERQDQAFAPSFGAKLNLTDNSFVYLNYNEGVRMPSLFESTLGLFTAAVPTDGIKPERSKNWEFGASTLQNSVLIDGDTAAAKLAYFNNEIENYITRDYTDIFAGNLQNVDSFTVKGIELQTSYDMGRVFTDISATYYLNAKTCAPDIAKKLREEDNPSTPNCVDGGFPGSYTNTQNPPKYSVNTTLGSRWFDNRLVLGGRMVYNSAPTAKLDKSWNNGITTNQMYYRKSAIYDLFASFEIVKGTQLDFSVQNLTNVYYLDPLAQSFMPAPGRTLRTGLTVKF; encoded by the coding sequence ATGGGTCACCGATCACCTGCACCGTTGGCACTGGCCATCCTCTGTGCTGCTATCCACAGCACGATTTTCCAGCCGTCCCAGGCATTGGCCGCAGAGGCTACTGGCACGCCGAGTGATCAGGCGACACGGTTCTTCGACATTCCTGCCCAACCGCTCACCACCGCATTGAGCGCCTTCGCTCGACAGGCCAACCTGCAACTGGGCCTGGAAGCCGGGCTGGTGGATGGTATGCAAGCCCCGGCCTTGCGCGGCAACTTCACACAAGAGCAAGCCCTGCAACGCTTACTCGGCAACGCACCGGTAAACTGGAAAATCGACGGCCAACGCAGCCTCATTCTCAGCCGTCGTGATGCCGCCAACGCAGGCGTCAATGACTTTGACGATGCGGAACTGCTTGGCCCCGTGACGATCAAGGGCGGCGAGACCAGCCGCCTGACCGGTGCTGCCGCGCAGGTCTACACCAAAGCCGGTTCCAGCGTGTTTATCTCCGGCGAGACCATCAACCGCTTCCGTGGCTCCTCCCCCGCCGACATCCTCAAGGGCGTGCCCGGCGTACAGACCGGCGATGCGCGCAATGGCGGCGCGTTGGACGTGAACATCCGCGGTATCCAAGGCCAGAGCCGGGTGCCGGTGACCATCGACGGCAGCCAACAAGCCATCGATGCCTACCGTGGCTACAGCGGCATGCAACAGCGCAGCTATATCGACCCTGACCTGATCAGTGAAATCAGCGTAGACAAGGGCCCCAGCCTTGGCGCCGACGCGGCGGGCGCCATTGGCGGCATGGTCAAAATGAAAACCCTGCAACCCAAGGACATCCTCAAGGACGGCGAAACCTACGGCGTGCGCCTCAAGGGTGACCTGTCGAGCAACAGCGTAAATGCGCCCGGCACCTACAAGGCCACGCCGCACCATGGCAGCAACGGCCTGGACGGTTCCCCGGCCCACTCCGGCAGCGTGGCATTCGCCAGCAGCAGCGAGACGGTGGATTTCGTCGCGGCCTATTCCCAGCGCCAGAGCGGCAACTACTACGCTGGTAAAAAGGGCTTCAAGAAGTACCAAGTGTTTCAGCAGGTGCGCAAATACGACCCCAAGACCCGGAAGTACATCTACGTCACCCAGGAGGCCAACAGCGCGGCCAAGTTCTTCAAGCCTGACAGCGAAGTCTTCAACACCTCGACCGACACCGAGTCGGTGCTGCTCAAAGCCATTATCAAACCAGCGACGGACCAGAAACTGGAGCTGACCTACCGCTACACCGATGGTCATTACGGCGAAGTGATGCCGTCGCAGGTCATCCGCAATACCAGCGGCAGCGTGCCGCAATGGGACCCGGGCAGCATGCGCATCAACGCCTACACCGCGCGCTACACCTACAAGCCCGAAGACAATCCGTTGGTGGATTTGAGTGCAAACGTCTGGGCCACCAAAGCCCAGAGCGAAGCCTTCAATGGCCTGGTCACGGTGACGCCGCTCTACGGCCATGAAGACGATGCCGACCCGCTCGGCGATACCTACAAGGACGCCCTGCGCAACCGCACCAAGGACAAGCGCTGGGGCGTGGACCTGAGCAACACCTCGCGTTTCGACACCCGTGCAGGCAAGTTCGCCTGGACCTACGGCGGTTCCTACCAGACCGAAGACCTGGGCCCCGATGACAACTCGCCGGTGCTGCTGTCGGACCTGCAAAAGAACCGCTTCATCCGCAGCGGCGAACGTGAAGAAAGCAGCCTGGTGACGTCGCTTGAATGGTCACCGATCAAGCGACTGACCTTGACCGCAGGCGTTCGTTACAGCGAGTTCAGCAGCAAGGACCACAACCGCAAGGCCAGCCCGGCCACGTTCGGCCCGGACCGCAAACCGACCAGCTACACCTTCGCGCCGCCCATTGAACGGCAGGACCAGGCGTTCGCACCGTCCTTCGGCGCAAAGCTGAACCTGACCGACAACAGCTTCGTCTACCTCAACTACAACGAAGGCGTGCGCATGCCGAGCCTGTTCGAGTCGACCCTGGGCCTGTTCACGGCCGCCGTGCCGACCGATGGCATCAAGCCCGAGCGCAGCAAGAATTGGGAATTCGGCGCCAGTACGTTGCAAAACAGCGTACTGATTGACGGCGATACCGCCGCGGCCAAACTCGCGTACTTCAACAACGAGATCGAAAACTACATCACCCGAGACTACACCGACATCTTTGCCGGCAACCTGCAGAACGTCGACAGTTTCACGGTCAAGGGCATCGAGTTGCAAACCAGCTACGACATGGGCCGGGTGTTCACTGACATCTCAGCCACCTACTACCTGAATGCCAAGACCTGCGCGCCGGACATCGCGAAGAAACTACGCGAAGAAGACAACCCCTCCACCCCCAATTGCGTGGACGGCGGCTTCCCCGGTTCCTATACCAACACCCAGAACCCGCCCAAGTATTCAGTGAACACCACGTTGGGCAGCCGCTGGTTCGACAACCGCCTCGTCCTCGGCGGACGCATGGTCTACAACAGCGCGCCCACCGCCAAACTGGACAAGTCCTGGAACAACGGCATCACCACGAACCAGATGTACTACCGCAAGTCAGCGATCTACGACCTGTTCGCCAGTTTCGAAATCGTCAAAGGCACCCAGCTGGATTTCTCGGTACAGAACCTCACCAACGTCTATTACCTGGACCCGCTGGCCCAAAGCTTCATGCCCGCGCCGGGGCGAACGTTGCGTACGGGGCTGACCGTCAAGTTCTGA
- a CDS encoding energy transducer TonB: MIAKTAPDYLNPPRKALWSVATLITLSVYAGLIAWWLHTPSVTVAEAAPAAMMIELAAAPVAQAVEEDLQVAPDKVVQKQLNTPSEKPPREVPRKVVAATRPSFAKTATSPLKDTAQGTYSSAPEHAAEFETAPKKQDEQPAPSATTAPPKLDTHPADTTAANQSSRGSADPAQKVQWEAELLAHLERYKRYPQNARDRGDRGVVYLRFEIDSNGKVLSASIVRSAGFTELDTATLDMINRASPVPRPPEGSKTRFTVPVVFAK, translated from the coding sequence ATGATTGCCAAGACTGCTCCCGACTACCTCAACCCGCCACGCAAAGCCTTGTGGAGCGTTGCCACGCTGATCACCCTGAGCGTCTACGCCGGCCTTATCGCCTGGTGGTTGCATACGCCCAGCGTAACGGTGGCCGAAGCTGCTCCAGCGGCGATGATGATCGAATTGGCGGCCGCCCCAGTCGCCCAGGCGGTGGAAGAAGATCTGCAAGTGGCACCGGACAAAGTGGTACAGAAACAGCTGAATACGCCGTCGGAAAAACCGCCAAGGGAAGTACCCAGGAAGGTGGTGGCGGCAACCCGGCCGAGTTTCGCAAAAACCGCAACATCGCCGCTCAAGGACACCGCCCAGGGCACCTATTCGTCCGCGCCGGAACACGCCGCCGAGTTCGAGACGGCACCGAAAAAGCAGGATGAACAACCGGCACCTTCAGCCACCACGGCACCGCCCAAGCTGGATACACACCCGGCCGACACCACCGCCGCAAATCAATCCTCAAGAGGCTCCGCCGACCCCGCACAAAAGGTGCAATGGGAAGCCGAGCTGCTGGCCCACCTGGAACGCTACAAACGCTACCCGCAAAACGCCCGCGATCGAGGCGACCGGGGCGTGGTGTATCTGCGCTTTGAAATCGACAGCAACGGCAAGGTACTCAGCGCCAGCATCGTACGCTCCGCCGGTTTTACCGAACTGGACACAGCAACGCTGGACATGATCAACCGCGCCTCCCCGGTGCCACGCCCGCCGGAGGGTAGCAAGACGCGGTTTACCGTGCCGGTGGTGTTTGCGAAGTGA
- a CDS encoding IS3 family transposase (programmed frameshift), producing MTKQRRSFSAEFKREAADLVLKQNYSYIEASRSLGVGESALRRWVDQVQQESKGVTPQSKALTPEQQKIQELEARIARLEREKSIFKKGYRALDVGRSRAYALINQLSVHEPVDWLCKVFEVTRSCYYAQRLRRRTPDVERLRLRSRVSELFTQSRSAAGSRSILSLMRDDGEQLGRFKVRSLMRELDLVSKQPGSHAYKRATVERLDIPNTLNREFNVPAPNQVWCGDITYIWAQGKWHYLAVVLDLCARRVVGWALSEKPDADLVIKALDMAYEQRGRPQGLLFHSDQGSQYASRLFRQRLWRYRMRQSMSRRGNCWDNAPMERVFRSLKTEWVPTTGYRTAQEAQRDISQFLMDRYNWIRPHQFNGGLAPARAEEKLNVVSGIS from the exons ATGACCAAACAACGCCGTTCCTTTTCTGCTGAATTCAAACGCGAGGCTGCCGACCTCGTGCTCAAGCAAAACTACAGCTACATCGAAGCCAGCCGTTCACTCGGCGTCGGCGAGTCGGCACTACGCCGTTGGGTCGACCAGGTTCAACAAGAGAGCAAAGGCGTTACCCCGCAGAGCAAAGCGCTGACCCCGGAACAGCAGAAAATCCAGGAGTTAGAAGCCCGGATCGCCCGCCTGGAACGGGAAAAATCGATAT TTAAAAAAGGCTACCGCGCTCTTGATGTCGGAAGATCACGAGCGTACGCGCTGATCAATCAGTTGAGCGTCCATGAGCCGGTTGACTGGCTGTGCAAGGTGTTTGAAGTCACCCGTTCGTGCTACTACGCCCAGCGCCTTAGGCGCCGCACGCCTGATGTCGAACGGCTTCGGTTGCGCAGTCGGGTGAGCGAGTTATTCACGCAAAGTCGTAGTGCTGCGGGCAGCCGCAGCATCCTGTCGCTGATGCGTGACGACGGTGAGCAGCTCGGTCGATTCAAAGTGCGCAGCTTGATGCGCGAGCTTGATCTAGTCAGCAAACAACCCGGATCACATGCCTACAAAAGAGCGACGGTAGAACGACTCGATATCCCGAATACCTTGAACCGCGAGTTCAATGTTCCGGCACCCAACCAGGTGTGGTGCGGCGACATCACCTACATTTGGGCCCAGGGGAAATGGCACTATCTGGCGGTCGTGCTGGATCTTTGCGCGCGCCGGGTAGTGGGCTGGGCGTTGTCGGAAAAGCCGGACGCCGATCTGGTTATCAAGGCGCTGGATATGGCTTACGAACAACGAGGAAGGCCTCAGGGCCTGCTGTTTCACTCGGATCAAGGGTCGCAATATGCGAGTCGTTTATTTCGCCAGCGGCTGTGGCGCTATCGAATGCGCCAGAGCATGAGTCGCCGGGGAAATTGCTGGGACAATGCGCCAATGGAGCGCGTGTTCCGCAGTTTGAAAACGGAATGGGTACCGACCACGGGTTACAGAACGGCTCAAGAAGCCCAGCGCGATATCAGCCAATTCTTGATGGATCGGTACAACTGGATTCGACCCCATCAATTCAACGGTGGGCTGGCGCCAGCTCGGGCCGAAGAAAAACTTAACGTCGTGTCCGGGATTAGTTGA
- a CDS encoding FecR family protein, protein MHDAHPPRNVSARSLEDAGQWLLDLQAHPERFEEFDRWLHSDEAHFEAWAQVNRAMNALDQQAPTTHEHWPRPTRARLPWLAAACISVLAVGAALVFNPAWRADYSTATAETREVVLSDGSRLTLAPQSSVNVTVDGAQRQVTLIQGEVFFDVVHDAQKPFEVRSDDDVVRVLGTAFDVARSHNGLAVEVRDGSVGVNKQYRLSAGQRLWIDRQQGTATQSSVAPTEVAGWINGTQFFENVSVAQVVEQLERYQRGWIVINDPALASKRVTGLYDLRDTRRALQALVAPIGGEVREYSPLLMVISHKKSNVEK, encoded by the coding sequence ATGCATGATGCCCACCCGCCCAGGAATGTCTCGGCACGCAGCCTCGAAGACGCCGGCCAGTGGTTGCTGGACCTGCAAGCCCACCCCGAACGTTTCGAGGAATTCGACCGTTGGCTGCACAGTGACGAGGCGCATTTCGAGGCCTGGGCCCAGGTCAATCGCGCCATGAATGCGCTCGATCAGCAGGCGCCCACCACCCATGAACACTGGCCGCGCCCAACGCGCGCTCGCCTGCCGTGGTTGGCCGCTGCGTGTATCAGCGTATTGGCAGTCGGCGCGGCGCTGGTCTTCAACCCCGCTTGGCGCGCGGACTACAGCACCGCCACCGCCGAAACCCGAGAGGTCGTCCTGAGCGACGGCAGCCGCCTGACGCTGGCACCGCAAAGCTCGGTGAACGTGACCGTTGACGGTGCGCAGCGCCAGGTCACGTTGATTCAAGGAGAGGTGTTTTTTGATGTCGTCCATGACGCGCAAAAACCCTTCGAAGTGCGCAGCGACGATGACGTGGTGCGTGTATTGGGCACCGCTTTCGACGTAGCCCGCAGCCACAACGGCCTGGCCGTGGAAGTGCGCGACGGCAGCGTGGGCGTGAACAAGCAGTATCGACTCAGCGCCGGACAACGGCTGTGGATCGACCGACAACAAGGCACGGCAACGCAGTCGTCGGTGGCGCCCACAGAAGTGGCGGGCTGGATCAATGGCACGCAATTCTTCGAGAACGTCAGCGTCGCCCAAGTCGTCGAGCAACTGGAGCGCTACCAGCGGGGCTGGATTGTGATCAACGACCCGGCCCTGGCCAGCAAGCGCGTCACCGGCCTCTACGACCTACGCGATACCCGGCGTGCGCTACAGGCGTTGGTCGCGCCGATTGGCGGCGAGGTTCGCGAGTACTCGCCGCTGCTCATGGTCATCAGCCACAAAAAATCGAATGTAGAAAAATAA
- a CDS encoding LysR family transcriptional regulator, translating to MESFGSIECFVRSAEGGSFAEAARHLSLTPAAVGKSVAKLEARLGVRLFQRSTRRLTLTEAGKLFLEEVSGSLTTIQNAVANLASAEGRPVGTLKVSMGTVFGNRYVVPLLGAFMQRFPDISPDWHFDNRQVDLIGQGFDAAIGGGFELPQGVVARKLAPAHRVLVASPDYLAQRAAVSTPEDLARCTGILIRSPQTGRVRSWQLTSTEREHSPLVLKAGMTMSDSEAACCASAQGLGIALVSMPMAVPFLDSGAVVRVLPDWYVDDGNISIYYAEHKLLPGKTRAFVEFIIEQFAEQQLNQRFSAANR from the coding sequence ATGGAAAGCTTTGGCAGTATCGAATGCTTTGTACGCAGCGCCGAAGGTGGCAGCTTTGCGGAGGCTGCGCGGCACCTGAGCCTGACCCCGGCAGCCGTCGGCAAAAGTGTCGCCAAGCTGGAGGCGCGCCTGGGGGTCAGGTTGTTCCAGCGTAGCACTCGGCGTCTCACCCTGACCGAAGCCGGAAAACTGTTTCTGGAAGAGGTCAGCGGCAGTCTCACCACCATCCAGAATGCGGTGGCCAACCTGGCCAGCGCCGAAGGGCGGCCGGTAGGAACGCTGAAGGTCAGCATGGGCACTGTGTTTGGTAATCGCTATGTGGTGCCGCTGCTGGGGGCGTTCATGCAGCGCTTTCCTGACATCAGCCCGGATTGGCATTTCGATAACCGCCAGGTGGACCTGATCGGCCAAGGTTTCGATGCCGCCATCGGCGGTGGTTTTGAGCTGCCCCAAGGGGTCGTGGCGCGCAAGCTCGCACCGGCGCATCGGGTACTGGTGGCTTCGCCGGATTACTTGGCACAACGTGCAGCGGTATCAACCCCGGAGGACCTGGCGCGCTGCACGGGCATCCTTATCCGCTCACCGCAAACCGGCCGCGTCCGCTCCTGGCAATTGACCAGCACCGAGCGTGAACATAGCCCATTGGTGCTCAAGGCGGGCATGACCATGAGCGACTCCGAAGCCGCCTGCTGCGCCAGCGCCCAGGGCCTGGGCATCGCGTTGGTAAGCATGCCCATGGCCGTGCCGTTCCTGGACAGCGGCGCGGTGGTGCGGGTGCTGCCCGACTGGTACGTCGACGACGGCAACATCTCCATTTACTACGCCGAACACAAACTGTTGCCCGGCAAGACCCGTGCGTTTGTGGAGTTCATCATCGAGCAGTTTGCCGAGCAGCAGTTGAACCAGCGTTTCAGCGCGGCCAACCGATGA
- a CDS encoding 3-oxoacyl-ACP reductase family protein: MTTQNLSGKVALIQGGSRGIGAAIVKRLAAQGAAVAFTYVSSAAKAEELQNSVISEGGKALAIHADSADAGAIRNAVNATVEAFGRLDILVNNAGVLAIAPLEDFKLEDFDQTLAINVRSVFIATQEAAKHMGEGGRVINIGSTNAERMPFGGGGPYAMSKAALVGLTKGLARDLGPRGITINNVQPGPVDTDMNPANSDFAESLIGLMAVGRYGHVEEIASFVAYLAGPEAGYITGASLTIDGGFSA, translated from the coding sequence ATGACCACACAGAACCTCAGCGGCAAAGTCGCCTTGATTCAAGGCGGTTCTCGCGGCATCGGCGCCGCCATCGTCAAGCGCCTCGCGGCGCAGGGCGCAGCGGTTGCCTTCACCTACGTCAGCTCGGCCGCCAAGGCTGAAGAATTGCAGAACAGCGTGATCAGCGAAGGCGGCAAAGCCCTGGCGATCCACGCAGACAGCGCCGATGCCGGTGCGATCCGCAACGCGGTCAACGCCACGGTCGAAGCCTTTGGCCGCCTGGACATCCTGGTGAACAACGCCGGGGTGCTGGCCATCGCGCCGCTGGAAGACTTCAAGCTGGAAGATTTTGACCAGACCCTGGCGATCAACGTACGCAGCGTGTTTATCGCCACCCAGGAAGCGGCCAAGCATATGGGTGAAGGGGGTCGGGTGATCAACATCGGCAGCACCAATGCCGAGCGCATGCCGTTTGGCGGTGGTGGCCCGTATGCCATGAGCAAGGCGGCGCTGGTGGGGCTGACCAAGGGCCTGGCGCGGGACCTGGGGCCTCGAGGTATTACGATCAACAACGTGCAGCCTGGGCCGGTGGATACCGACATGAACCCGGCGAACAGCGATTTCGCCGAGAGTTTGATTGGCTTGATGGCGGTGGGTCGGTATGGGCATGTCGAGGAAATTGCCAGTTTTGTGGCTTACCTCGCAGGGCCGGAAGCGGGCTACATCACCGGTGCAAGCTTGACCATTGATGGTGGCTTCAGCGCATAA